A genomic segment from Hypomesus transpacificus isolate Combined female chromosome 13, fHypTra1, whole genome shotgun sequence encodes:
- the LOC124475299 gene encoding adenosine kinase-like isoform X1: protein MSGEEPNVKKVRVTGKALSENTLFGMGNPLLDISAVVDKDFLDKYGLKPNDQILAEDQHKALFEEIVKKSKVEYHAGGSTQNSVKIAQVSLPPTIPVLLECFHHTGVFPPYWSVSTILECFHHTGVFPPYWSVPVAVGLSPSPENTEHRFIATLNILGRADSSNLSWK, encoded by the exons ATGTCTGGCGAGGAACCCAACGTAAAGAAAGTCAGAGTGACAGGTAAAGCTCTGAG TGAAAACACTCTGTTCGGGATGGGCAACCCACTGCTTGACATCTCGGCTGTGGTGGACAAGGACTTCCTCGACAA GTACGGACTGAAGCCCAACGACCAGATCCTAGCTGAAGACCAACACAAAGCCTT GTTTGAAGAAATAGTCAAGAAGAGCAAAGTTGAATACCATGCCGGTGGCTCCACCCAGAATTCAGTGAAAATTGCCCAGGTTAGTCTCCCTCCAACCATCCCTGTGTTGCTGGAGTGTTTCCACCATACTGGAGTGTTTCCACCATACTGGAGTGTTTCCACCATACTGGAGTGTTTCCACCATACTGGAGTGTTTCCACCATACTGGAGTGTGCCTGTAGCCGTAGGTTTGTCACCCAGTCCTGAGAATACAGAACATAGATTCATAGCTACTTTGAACATTTTAGGCCGCGCGGATTCATCCAACCTGTCATGGAAATGA
- the LOC124475299 gene encoding adenosine kinase-like isoform X2, with protein sequence MPTASENTLFGMGNPLLDISAVVDKDFLDKYGLKPNDQILAEDQHKALFEEIVKKSKVEYHAGGSTQNSVKIAQVSLPPTIPVLLECFHHTGVFPPYWSVSTILECFHHTGVFPPYWSVPVAVGLSPSPENTEHRFIATLNILGRADSSNLSWK encoded by the exons ATGCCAACAGCAAG TGAAAACACTCTGTTCGGGATGGGCAACCCACTGCTTGACATCTCGGCTGTGGTGGACAAGGACTTCCTCGACAA GTACGGACTGAAGCCCAACGACCAGATCCTAGCTGAAGACCAACACAAAGCCTT GTTTGAAGAAATAGTCAAGAAGAGCAAAGTTGAATACCATGCCGGTGGCTCCACCCAGAATTCAGTGAAAATTGCCCAGGTTAGTCTCCCTCCAACCATCCCTGTGTTGCTGGAGTGTTTCCACCATACTGGAGTGTTTCCACCATACTGGAGTGTTTCCACCATACTGGAGTGTTTCCACCATACTGGAGTGTTTCCACCATACTGGAGTGTGCCTGTAGCCGTAGGTTTGTCACCCAGTCCTGAGAATACAGAACATAGATTCATAGCTACTTTGAACATTTTAGGCCGCGCGGATTCATCCAACCTGTCATGGAAATGA